A region of Pyxidicoccus parkwaysis DNA encodes the following proteins:
- a CDS encoding DUF1592 domain-containing protein: MTSRLRRGRSWRMLAGAGFALLLAGCDGDSIPQARVLPGEDLPAPPPEETPPGNNQQQNECKDAPRDVGRITLHRLNRAEYDATVRDLLGDTTQPARDFPADDHGYGFDNNADVLSLSPLLMEKYSAAAEKLVETAWAKGVFGSCALSAENPEPCARDILSRFARRAWRRPVAKEEVDRLVGFLALAKARGDGPEMGVKLALRSVLVSPHFLFRVEKDPDPNSTTPHRLTDVELASRLSYFLWSSMPDETLLATAEAGKLHQPEELEAQVRRMLADPKANGLVENFAGQWLYTRALDSAEPDATLYGAFNEDLRSAMRQETQLVFHEFITGEHKLKDLVDAPFTYVNDALATHYGLPKPGSSTPVRVDLTGHPERAGIFGQGSLLTVTSNPDRTSPVQRGVWVLEQLLCSAPPPPPPNVEGLPPAVDPNQTMRERMAQHRSQPACQGCHRLMDPLGLALENYDAIGRWRMKEVSGAPVDPTGELPDGTVLRGADDMRRFVKQDPKLPACLTEHLLTYALGRGMRPEDACAVSEIAATAEASGGRLSDYILSIVLSDHFTQRRGEPEAQKP, encoded by the coding sequence GTGACATCCAGGCTTCGAAGAGGACGGAGCTGGCGGATGCTGGCGGGCGCGGGCTTCGCGCTGCTGCTCGCCGGCTGCGACGGCGACAGCATTCCCCAGGCGCGGGTCCTCCCCGGCGAAGACCTTCCGGCACCACCGCCGGAGGAGACGCCGCCGGGCAACAACCAGCAACAGAACGAGTGCAAGGACGCGCCCCGGGACGTGGGCCGCATCACCCTGCACCGCCTCAACCGCGCCGAGTACGACGCCACCGTGAGGGACTTGCTGGGTGACACCACCCAGCCGGCCCGCGACTTCCCGGCGGACGACCACGGCTACGGCTTCGACAACAACGCGGACGTGCTCAGCCTGTCCCCGCTGCTGATGGAGAAGTACTCCGCCGCGGCGGAGAAGCTGGTGGAGACGGCATGGGCCAAGGGCGTCTTCGGGAGCTGCGCGCTGAGCGCGGAGAACCCCGAGCCCTGCGCGCGGGACATCCTCTCGCGCTTCGCCCGCCGCGCCTGGCGAAGGCCCGTGGCGAAGGAGGAGGTGGACCGGCTGGTGGGCTTCCTCGCGCTGGCGAAGGCCCGCGGCGACGGGCCCGAGATGGGCGTGAAGCTGGCGCTGCGCTCGGTGCTGGTGTCGCCCCACTTCCTCTTCCGCGTGGAGAAGGACCCGGACCCCAACTCCACCACGCCGCACCGCCTCACCGACGTGGAGCTGGCGAGCCGGCTCTCCTACTTCCTGTGGAGCAGCATGCCGGACGAGACGCTCCTCGCCACCGCCGAGGCGGGCAAGCTGCACCAGCCCGAGGAGCTGGAGGCCCAGGTGCGCCGCATGCTCGCGGACCCGAAGGCCAACGGCCTGGTGGAGAACTTCGCGGGCCAGTGGCTCTACACGCGCGCGCTGGACTCCGCCGAGCCGGACGCCACGCTCTACGGCGCCTTCAACGAGGACCTGCGCTCGGCCATGCGGCAGGAGACGCAGCTCGTCTTCCACGAGTTCATCACCGGCGAGCACAAGCTGAAGGACCTCGTCGACGCGCCCTTCACCTACGTGAATGACGCGCTGGCCACGCACTACGGCCTGCCGAAGCCTGGCAGCAGCACGCCGGTGCGCGTGGACCTGACCGGCCACCCGGAGCGCGCGGGCATCTTCGGACAGGGCTCGCTCCTGACGGTGACGTCCAACCCGGACCGCACCTCGCCGGTGCAGCGCGGCGTCTGGGTGCTGGAGCAGCTCTTGTGCTCCGCGCCGCCGCCGCCGCCGCCCAACGTGGAGGGCCTGCCGCCGGCGGTGGACCCCAACCAGACGATGCGCGAGCGCATGGCGCAGCACCGCAGCCAGCCGGCGTGTCAGGGCTGTCACCGGCTGATGGACCCGCTGGGCCTGGCGCTGGAGAACTATGACGCCATCGGCCGGTGGCGGATGAAGGAGGTCAGCGGCGCGCCGGTGGACCCGACGGGTGAGCTGCCGGACGGCACCGTGCTGCGCGGCGCGGACGACATGCGGCGCTTCGTGAAGCAGGACCCGAAGCTGCCCGCGTGCCTCACCGAGCACCTGCTCACCTACGCGCTCGGCCGCGGCATGCGTCCCGAGGACGCGTGCGCGGTGAGCGAAATCGCCGCCACGGCGGAGGCCAGCGGCGGCCGACTCAGCGACTACATCCTCAGCATCGTGCTCAGCGACCACTTCACCCAGCGGCGCGGCGAGCCGGAGGCCCAGAAGCCATGA
- a CDS encoding R3H domain-containing nucleic acid-binding protein: MTPRADAVADDFQLLVSVLPGALQAAVRALPPQQVLEVVMDLGRPPEARLVDRVERLREEPVLREDLEHVLAQVGPPGDDNRAGIERTLHRVSAIRNRKGKVVGLTLRVGRAIFGTIDMLKDLIGSGRNILLLGRPGVGKTTKLREVARVLADDLRKRVMVVDTSNEIGGDGDVPHPGIGGARRMQVSRPDRQHDVMIEAVENHMPEAIIVDEIGTSAEAAAARTIAERGVQLVATAHGNTLENLVLNPTLSDLVGGVHTVTLSDEEARRRNTQKTISERKAPPTFDIVVEMVSRDEVLVHPDTAESVDRLLAGQAVGGERRKQDADSGQVEVEEVKAAPPSLPSLRPGRTAGPGVTRGAESILARVPGMGGTTKVYAHAVSRDLLTKVLRELNVDVRLVSRLEAADMVVTLRSRANDPRLRRTAEKSGARVEVVKRNSSAELRRVLKTAFNVVEGVDEDQVREAVAEVEHAIERVLSEGVSVPLAPRPPRLRKLQHRLVSRYHLEAVSHGSEPTRHLTIYPLGAEVDAALAQEEAEGSA, translated from the coding sequence ATGACACCGCGTGCCGATGCCGTCGCTGACGACTTCCAGTTGCTGGTGAGCGTCCTCCCCGGGGCCCTGCAGGCGGCGGTGCGAGCGCTGCCGCCCCAGCAGGTGCTGGAGGTGGTGATGGATTTGGGCCGCCCGCCCGAGGCGCGGCTCGTGGACCGGGTGGAGCGGCTTCGCGAGGAGCCCGTGCTCCGCGAGGATTTGGAGCACGTGCTCGCGCAGGTGGGGCCGCCGGGGGACGACAACCGCGCCGGAATCGAGCGGACGCTGCACCGCGTGTCGGCCATCCGCAACCGGAAGGGCAAGGTGGTGGGCCTGACGCTGCGGGTGGGGCGCGCGATTTTCGGCACCATCGACATGCTGAAGGACCTCATCGGCTCGGGGCGGAACATCCTGCTGCTGGGGCGTCCGGGCGTGGGGAAGACGACGAAGCTGCGCGAGGTGGCGCGCGTGCTGGCGGATGACTTGCGCAAGCGCGTGATGGTGGTGGACACGTCCAACGAGATTGGCGGGGACGGGGACGTGCCGCACCCGGGCATCGGCGGGGCGCGGCGGATGCAGGTGTCGCGGCCGGACCGTCAGCACGACGTGATGATTGAGGCCGTGGAGAACCACATGCCCGAGGCCATCATCGTCGACGAGATTGGCACGTCGGCGGAGGCCGCGGCGGCGCGGACGATTGCGGAGCGCGGCGTGCAGCTCGTGGCCACGGCGCACGGCAACACGCTGGAGAACCTGGTGCTGAACCCCACGCTGTCGGACCTCGTGGGCGGGGTGCACACGGTGACGTTGAGCGACGAGGAGGCGCGGCGGCGCAACACGCAGAAGACCATCAGCGAGCGCAAGGCGCCGCCCACGTTCGACATCGTGGTGGAGATGGTGAGCCGGGACGAGGTGCTGGTGCACCCGGACACGGCGGAGTCGGTGGACCGGCTCCTGGCGGGCCAGGCGGTGGGCGGCGAGCGCCGGAAGCAGGACGCGGACTCGGGGCAGGTGGAGGTGGAGGAGGTGAAGGCCGCGCCGCCGTCACTGCCCTCGCTGCGGCCAGGGCGCACGGCGGGGCCGGGCGTCACGCGGGGGGCGGAGAGCATCCTCGCGCGGGTGCCGGGCATGGGTGGGACGACGAAGGTCTATGCGCACGCGGTGAGCAGGGACCTGCTGACGAAGGTGCTGCGGGAGCTGAACGTGGACGTGCGGCTGGTGAGCCGGCTGGAGGCGGCTGACATGGTGGTGACGCTGCGCTCGAGGGCGAACGACCCGAGGCTGCGGCGCACGGCGGAGAAGTCAGGGGCGCGGGTGGAGGTGGTGAAGCGCAACAGCTCTGCGGAGTTGCGCCGCGTGCTGAAGACGGCCTTCAACGTGGTGGAGGGCGTGGACGAGGACCAGGTCCGCGAGGCGGTGGCGGAGGTGGAGCACGCGATTGAGAGGGTGCTTAGCGAGGGCGTCTCGGTGCCACTGGCGCCGAGGCCGCCGAGGTTGAGGAAGCTGCAGCACCGGCTGGTGAGCCGCTACCACCTGGAGGCGGTGAGCCACGGCAGTGAGCCCACGCGGCACCTCACCATCTACCCGCTGGGCGCGGAGGTGGACGCAGCGCTCGCGCAGGAGGAGGCGGAGGGGTCGGCGTGA